A section of the Deltaproteobacteria bacterium genome encodes:
- a CDS encoding menaquinone biosynthesis protein yields the protein MTVTRPLRVGRIPYANLVPIFHALREAGTPEGISFVDGHPSDLNRRLREGELDLSPSSSIEYAARPDLYLLCPGISISCRSRVMSVLLLSRDPLRELPSDPIAVTGSSDTSVALLEILLRESLGRGNLLVRTELSPREALKRHPAYLAIGDEAIRASLDGTAKHVTDLGEWWWNETGKPFVFALWIAARKAWEGIRREPLSRFAASLVAAKASAQASIRRGEYPWGGPEWIPPEFREAYWRCLSYDLDTEAEGLALFFRLAAKNGRIPAAPPLRYLDIAHAPPW from the coding sequence ATGACCGTCACCCGGCCGCTGCGCGTCGGACGCATCCCATACGCGAACCTCGTCCCGATCTTCCACGCCCTGCGGGAGGCGGGAACGCCGGAGGGAATTTCGTTCGTCGACGGCCACCCCTCCGACCTGAATCGCAGGCTGCGCGAGGGGGAGCTGGACCTGTCCCCTTCCTCCTCCATCGAGTACGCGGCTCGGCCCGACCTCTACCTCCTGTGCCCCGGGATCTCGATCTCCTGCAGGTCCCGGGTGATGAGCGTTCTGCTCCTCTCCCGCGATCCGCTGAGGGAACTGCCGTCGGACCCGATCGCGGTGACGGGCAGTTCGGACACCTCGGTGGCCCTCCTGGAGATCCTGCTCCGGGAGTCGCTCGGTCGGGGGAACCTGCTCGTGCGTACGGAGCTTTCTCCGCGGGAGGCGCTGAAGCGGCATCCGGCGTACCTGGCCATCGGCGACGAGGCGATCCGGGCGTCGCTGGACGGGACGGCGAAGCACGTGACCGACCTGGGGGAATGGTGGTGGAACGAGACGGGGAAACCGTTCGTGTTCGCCCTGTGGATCGCCGCGCGGAAGGCGTGGGAGGGCATCCGGAGGGAGCCGTTGTCGCGCTTCGCGGCGTCGCTGGTCGCCGCGAAGGCGTCCGCCCAGGCATCGATCCGCCGGGGGGAGTACCCGTGGGGAGGCCCCGAATGGATCCCCCCGGAATTCCGGGAGGCGTACTGGCGGTGCCTTTCGTACGACCTCGACACCGAGGCGGAAGGGCTCGCGCTCTTCTTCCGGCTGGCGGCGAAAAACGGCCGCATACCGGCGGCCCCTCCCCTCCGGTACCTCGATATCGCGCACGCCCCTCCGTGGTAA
- the nadC gene encoding carboxylating nicotinate-nucleotide diphosphorylase, which yields MIPRSAYEEIVRAALREDAPNGDPFGEAVRGDGSGVFLAGAAGLFCGGPVAGEVFRQLDPSVTVTFLPEGRRVSPGDRLGEASGPLGALLRGERVALNFLQRLSGVATATSRYVEKISGYGTRLLDTRKTTPGLRALERYAVRVGGGHNHRFSLSDGILVKENGIRAAGGIAEAVATARKAAHHLLRVEVEAEELAQVDEAVRSGADAVLLDNMSPATVREAVLRFGDRVFLEASGGIHLGNVEEYARTGVPAIAVGAITHSAPALDISFEVAP from the coding sequence GTGATCCCGCGGTCGGCATACGAGGAGATCGTCCGCGCCGCGCTGCGCGAGGATGCTCCGAACGGCGACCCGTTCGGGGAGGCGGTGCGCGGCGACGGGTCCGGCGTCTTCCTCGCCGGGGCCGCCGGGCTGTTCTGCGGCGGGCCGGTGGCCGGGGAGGTCTTCCGGCAGCTCGACCCGTCCGTCACCGTGACGTTCCTCCCCGAGGGCCGGCGCGTCTCCCCCGGCGACCGCCTGGGGGAGGCGTCGGGCCCCTTGGGCGCCCTGCTTCGGGGGGAACGCGTGGCGCTCAACTTCCTCCAGCGGCTCTCCGGCGTCGCGACCGCAACCTCGCGGTACGTCGAGAAGATCTCCGGGTACGGCACGCGGCTCCTCGACACCCGAAAGACCACGCCGGGGCTTCGGGCCCTGGAACGGTACGCCGTGCGGGTGGGAGGCGGGCACAACCACCGCTTCTCCCTTTCGGACGGGATCCTGGTCAAGGAAAACGGCATCCGGGCGGCGGGAGGGATCGCGGAAGCGGTGGCGACCGCCCGGAAGGCGGCGCACCACCTCCTCCGGGTCGAGGTCGAGGCGGAGGAGCTCGCCCAGGTCGACGAGGCGGTGCGCTCGGGCGCGGACGCGGTGCTGCTGGACAATATGTCCCCGGCGACGGTGCGGGAGGCGGTCCTGCGGTTCGGGGACAGGGTCTTCCTGGAGGCGTCGGGCGGCATCCACCTGGGAAACGTCGAGGAGTACGCCCGGACGGGCGTTCCCGCGATCGCGGTCGGCGCCATCACCCACTCGGCGCCGGCGCTCGACATCTCCTTCGAGGTCGCGCCGTGA
- the coaD gene encoding pantetheine-phosphate adenylyltransferase — protein sequence MRTLAVYPGSFDPPTYGHLDIIERSSRVFAKVVVAVALNIRKNAFFTPRERVTALRALTRQWGNVEVDSFTGLLVDYARQREAHVLVRGMRAISDFEYEFQMAHMNKKLAPEMDTVMLMTGERHSYISSNIVKEIAMFGGKIDDLVPPVVRDMVFKKLKGAKRK from the coding sequence ATGAGGACCCTGGCCGTATACCCCGGCTCGTTCGATCCCCCGACGTACGGGCACCTGGACATCATCGAGCGTTCCTCGAGGGTGTTCGCGAAGGTGGTCGTCGCCGTCGCGCTCAATATCCGGAAGAACGCCTTCTTCACGCCGCGGGAGCGCGTCACCGCGCTCCGCGCGCTGACCCGGCAGTGGGGGAACGTGGAGGTCGACTCGTTCACCGGCCTGCTGGTCGACTACGCCCGCCAGCGCGAGGCGCACGTGCTGGTGCGGGGAATGCGCGCCATCTCGGACTTCGAGTACGAGTTCCAGATGGCCCACATGAACAAGAAGCTGGCGCCCGAGATGGACACCGTCATGCTGATGACGGGGGAGCGGCACTCGTACATCAGTTCGAACATCGTGAAGGAGATCGCGATGTTCGGCGGGAAGATCGACGACCTGGTTCCGCCCGTGGTCCGCGACATGGTGTTCAAGAAGCTGAAAGGAGCGAAACGGAAATGA
- the queD gene encoding 6-carboxytetrahydropterin synthase QueD, with amino-acid sequence MSGTYSLTVRSTFAAAHRLREYEGNCERLHGHNWRVEVTVESDALDDRGIALDFRTIKSSLSELLSRFDHLYLNDVPPFDALNPSSENLARHLFEEMGKKTPAPARVARVTVWESDDARAEYSRPA; translated from the coding sequence ATGAGCGGGACCTACTCCCTGACCGTCCGTTCCACCTTCGCCGCCGCGCACCGGCTGCGGGAGTACGAGGGGAACTGCGAGCGGCTCCACGGGCACAACTGGCGGGTGGAGGTCACCGTGGAATCCGACGCTCTCGACGACCGAGGGATCGCGCTCGACTTCCGGACGATCAAATCGTCCCTCTCCGAGCTCTTGTCCCGCTTCGACCACCTGTACCTGAACGACGTCCCCCCGTTCGACGCGTTGAACCCGTCGTCCGAGAACCTCGCCCGGCACCTGTTCGAGGAGATGGGGAAGAAGACGCCCGCCCCGGCGCGCGTGGCCCGCGTGACGGTGTGGGAGTCGGACGACGCGCGGGCGGAGTACTCCCGCCCGGCCTGA
- the rsmD gene encoding 16S rRNA (guanine(966)-N(2))-methyltransferase RsmD — MRVVAGKWRGRPLRAPRGESVRPTTGMVREAVFGILGARVEGARVLDLFAGTGAMAIEALSRGAAEAVLVESSRKAVTILKGNLDSVGVSPGTVMAMDYRAALRKLAARGAKFSLVFVDPPYGKGIVGESAAELARHGVLSAGAVVAAERAARDPLDRMPGGWELLTDRKYGDTRVTLYEVAGTSGDPS; from the coding sequence GTGCGGGTCGTCGCCGGGAAGTGGCGAGGGCGACCGCTTCGCGCACCGCGCGGGGAATCCGTCCGCCCCACGACCGGCATGGTCCGGGAAGCGGTTTTCGGCATCCTGGGGGCCCGGGTGGAGGGGGCGAGGGTTCTCGACCTTTTCGCCGGGACGGGGGCGATGGCGATCGAGGCGCTCTCCCGGGGTGCCGCGGAGGCGGTCCTCGTGGAGTCCTCCCGGAAGGCCGTCACCATCCTGAAGGGGAATCTCGATTCGGTCGGCGTTTCGCCGGGCACGGTGATGGCGATGGACTACCGGGCGGCCCTCCGGAAGCTCGCCGCCCGTGGGGCGAAGTTCTCGCTCGTGTTCGTCGACCCTCCGTACGGGAAGGGGATCGTCGGAGAAAGCGCCGCGGAGCTTGCGCGGCACGGCGTCCTGTCGGCGGGGGCGGTGGTGGCGGCCGAGCGGGCGGCGCGCGACCCCCTGGACCGGATGCCGGGGGGCTGGGAGCTGCTCACGGACCGAAAGTACGGTGACACGCGCGTGACCCTGTACGAGGTCGCCGGGACGTCCGGAGACCCGTCATGA
- a CDS encoding ABC transporter permease, with translation MTRVDFLGVAIDSLRTNRLRSGLTMLGVIIGVAAVILLVSLGQGTKEYVEAQFAGLGSNILIVTPGKVETRGGPPLMGPAKHRLTLSDSRALEKKGYLFAGVAPVVFGTAEVRYLNRSRNVSVLGVTPPFSDVRNLRVEIGSFVSDADVDARRRVCVLGRTVKRELFGNANALGQTVKVSGSMFRVIGIMERKGISLGIDIDDILFVPVRTAQEIFDLDSLFEILISVRNRNDIESAKELATSLLMRAHNRNEDFTITNQAAILSSLFTILDTLTYVLGGIAAISLLVGGIGIMNIMLVTVKERTNEIGIRKAVGARDRDILLQFLLEAVALSVAGGVCGILFGLAGAGTLRLLVPKVPVSVPAWSVLVAFTFSAVVGVFFGVYPAKKAASLNPIEALRYE, from the coding sequence ATGACGCGCGTCGACTTCCTCGGCGTCGCGATCGACTCCCTCCGGACGAACCGTCTCCGTTCGGGCCTCACCATGCTGGGGGTGATCATCGGCGTAGCCGCGGTGATCCTGCTGGTGTCGCTGGGCCAGGGGACGAAGGAGTACGTGGAGGCGCAGTTCGCCGGCCTCGGGAGCAACATCCTCATCGTCACCCCGGGGAAGGTCGAGACGCGCGGCGGCCCGCCCCTGATGGGCCCGGCGAAGCACCGGCTCACGCTTTCGGACTCCCGCGCGCTGGAGAAGAAGGGGTACCTCTTCGCCGGGGTGGCGCCCGTGGTGTTCGGGACCGCCGAGGTGCGCTACCTCAACCGGTCCCGGAACGTGTCCGTGCTCGGGGTCACGCCCCCCTTCTCCGACGTGCGGAACCTGCGCGTGGAGATCGGCTCCTTCGTCAGCGACGCGGACGTGGACGCCCGGAGGCGGGTGTGCGTCCTGGGGCGAACGGTCAAGCGGGAGCTCTTCGGGAACGCCAACGCGCTCGGGCAGACGGTGAAGGTCTCCGGGTCGATGTTCCGCGTCATCGGCATCATGGAGCGGAAGGGGATCAGCCTCGGGATCGACATCGACGACATCCTCTTCGTTCCCGTCCGAACCGCCCAGGAGATCTTCGACCTCGACTCGCTCTTCGAGATCCTGATCTCCGTGCGGAACCGCAACGACATCGAAAGCGCCAAGGAGCTGGCGACGTCCCTCCTGATGCGGGCGCACAACCGGAACGAGGACTTCACCATCACCAACCAGGCGGCCATCCTCTCCTCCCTCTTCACCATCCTCGACACGCTGACGTACGTCCTCGGGGGGATCGCCGCGATCTCCCTCCTCGTCGGCGGCATCGGGATCATGAACATCATGCTGGTGACGGTGAAGGAACGGACGAACGAGATCGGGATCCGGAAGGCTGTCGGCGCGAGGGACCGGGACATCCTCCTCCAGTTCCTGCTCGAGGCGGTCGCCCTGTCGGTCGCGGGGGGCGTCTGCGGGATCCTGTTCGGGCTCGCCGGGGCGGGGACGCTCCGGCTGCTGGTGCCGAAGGTCCCGGTTTCCGTCCCGGCGTGGTCGGTGCTCGTCGCGTTCACCTTCTCGGCCGTGGTGGGTGTATTCTTCGGGGTGTACCCCGCGAAGAAGGCGGCGTCGCTGAACCCCATCGAGGCATTGAGGTACGAATGA
- a CDS encoding ABC transporter ATP-binding protein, translating to MESASGTDPLLRLRGVTRIYEAGAGKVVGLEGIDIDIGPGDFIAVMGPSGSGKSTLMNILGCLDVPTSGSYEVKGTPVSNLSPDELARLRNREIGFVFQVFHLLPRYTAQRNVELPLLYAGVPREERARRALESLRSVGLEDRKDHLSNELSGGQRQRVAVARALVNSPSLLLADEPTGNLDTKSGEELIGLLCRLNADGVTVVLVTHDASIARRARRTVYLVDGRLVSEERYREIRG from the coding sequence TTGGAATCCGCGTCCGGAACTGATCCGCTCCTCCGCCTGCGCGGGGTGACCCGGATCTACGAGGCGGGGGCGGGGAAGGTCGTCGGGCTCGAGGGGATCGACATCGACATCGGCCCCGGTGATTTCATCGCCGTGATGGGCCCCTCCGGGTCCGGCAAATCCACCCTGATGAACATCCTGGGGTGCCTGGATGTCCCCACGTCCGGCAGCTACGAGGTGAAGGGGACGCCCGTCTCGAACCTGTCCCCCGACGAGCTGGCGCGGCTCCGGAACCGGGAGATCGGGTTCGTCTTCCAGGTGTTCCACCTGCTCCCCCGCTACACCGCGCAGCGGAACGTCGAGCTTCCCCTCCTGTACGCCGGGGTCCCGCGGGAGGAGAGGGCGCGCCGCGCCCTGGAGTCGCTCCGGTCCGTGGGGCTCGAGGACCGGAAGGACCACCTCTCGAACGAGCTGTCCGGCGGCCAGCGCCAGCGGGTGGCCGTCGCCCGCGCGCTGGTCAACTCCCCCTCCCTCCTCCTGGCCGACGAGCCCACGGGAAACCTCGACACGAAATCGGGCGAGGAGCTGATCGGGCTGCTGTGCCGGCTGAACGCGGACGGCGTGACCGTCGTGCTGGTCACGCACGACGCGTCCATCGCGCGGAGGGCCCGGCGGACGGTGTACCTCGTCGACGGGCGACTGGTGAGCGAGGAACGGTACCGGGAGATCCGCGGATGA
- a CDS encoding valine--tRNA ligase, with translation MKEKEPEKDKAYDPSAAEERWYAAWLSAGVFHADPARPGEAYSIVIPPPNVTGSLHMGHALNITLQDVLIRYARMNGRNALWLPGTDHAGIATQNVVERELSREGVSRQELGRDAFIARVWKWKEESGGTILRQLKRLGAACDWDRERFTMDEGLSRAVREAFVRLYRKGLIYRGRYIINWCPRCHTALSDLEVSYEEKKGALWHIRYPEISGGEGVVVATTRPETMLGDTAVAVNPKDERYAERIGATLRLPLMNRPIPLIADAMVDREFGTGAVKITPAHDPNDFEVGKRHELPSVRAIDGSGKMTSDAGAFAGMDRFACREAVVAKLAEEGLLVREEPYLHNVGHCYRCRTVVEPAESMQWFVKTKPLAEPAIRAVRNGETRIVPAQWEKTYFEWMENIRDWCISRQIWWGHRIPAYHCASCGRTMVEIDPPANCASCGSSDMRQEEDVLDTWFSDILFFWVARMMMMGIEFTGSAPFRDVVIHALVRDARGEKMSKTRGNVIDPLDVIGRFGTDAFRFTLVALAAQGRDIRMSDDRVEGYRNFMNKLFQAGRFVGMHVDGETPTELPPALPVVDRWILSRLQRVVDEVRRGVEEFRFNEAGSAFYQFVWHEFCDWYLEMIKPTLSPDAMTGDRMRQRAVLLQVYETLLALGHPFIPFITEELWHALPGDRGLLYDRPFPASDAAWSDADVEDDMAHLMEVIRSVRNIRSELNIPPAKKVEIRLKGQPGELAFLRDHEEIVRRLSRAGGVAYADPDYIPVGDATAVVNDIEVCVPLAGLIDFDQEAKRLRKEIEKGNAELLRIAGQLGNAKFTANAPVDIVDALRDREAALGQKLGKLGKNLELVSRYLS, from the coding sequence ATGAAAGAGAAGGAACCCGAAAAGGACAAGGCGTACGACCCGAGCGCCGCGGAGGAGAGATGGTACGCGGCCTGGCTGTCCGCCGGCGTATTCCACGCCGATCCCGCCCGCCCGGGCGAGGCGTATTCGATCGTCATCCCTCCCCCCAACGTCACCGGCTCCCTCCACATGGGGCACGCCTTGAACATCACCCTCCAGGACGTGCTGATCCGGTACGCCCGGATGAACGGCCGCAACGCCCTTTGGCTTCCGGGGACCGATCACGCCGGGATCGCCACGCAGAATGTCGTGGAGCGGGAGCTCTCCCGGGAGGGGGTCTCGCGGCAGGAGCTTGGCCGCGACGCGTTCATCGCGCGCGTCTGGAAGTGGAAGGAGGAGAGCGGGGGGACGATCCTGCGCCAGCTGAAACGGCTGGGCGCCGCGTGCGACTGGGACCGGGAGCGGTTCACGATGGACGAGGGGCTCTCCCGCGCCGTTCGGGAGGCGTTCGTCCGCCTCTACCGGAAGGGGCTCATCTACCGCGGACGCTACATCATCAACTGGTGCCCGCGCTGCCACACGGCGCTCTCCGACCTCGAGGTCTCCTACGAGGAGAAGAAGGGGGCGCTCTGGCACATCCGCTACCCGGAGATCTCCGGGGGCGAAGGCGTCGTCGTCGCGACCACCCGCCCGGAGACGATGCTGGGCGACACGGCGGTGGCGGTGAACCCGAAGGACGAGCGGTACGCGGAGCGGATCGGCGCCACCCTGCGCCTTCCGCTGATGAACCGCCCGATCCCGCTGATCGCCGACGCGATGGTGGACCGGGAGTTCGGAACCGGGGCCGTGAAAATCACCCCGGCGCACGACCCGAACGACTTCGAGGTGGGGAAGCGCCACGAGCTCCCCTCGGTCCGGGCGATCGACGGGTCGGGAAAGATGACGTCCGACGCGGGCGCCTTCGCCGGGATGGACCGGTTCGCCTGCCGCGAAGCGGTGGTCGCGAAGCTCGCGGAGGAAGGCCTCCTGGTCCGGGAGGAGCCGTACCTCCACAACGTCGGGCACTGCTACCGGTGCCGGACCGTCGTGGAGCCGGCCGAGAGCATGCAGTGGTTCGTGAAGACGAAACCGCTCGCGGAGCCCGCCATCCGCGCCGTCCGGAACGGGGAGACCCGGATCGTGCCCGCGCAGTGGGAGAAAACCTACTTCGAGTGGATGGAGAACATCCGCGACTGGTGCATCTCCCGGCAGATCTGGTGGGGACACCGGATCCCGGCGTACCATTGCGCGTCGTGCGGCAGGACGATGGTGGAGATCGACCCCCCGGCCAACTGCGCCTCCTGCGGGTCGTCGGACATGCGGCAGGAGGAGGACGTTTTGGACACCTGGTTCTCCGACATCCTCTTCTTCTGGGTCGCCCGGATGATGATGATGGGGATCGAGTTCACGGGATCGGCGCCGTTCCGGGACGTGGTCATCCACGCGCTCGTGCGGGACGCGCGGGGCGAGAAGATGAGCAAGACCCGGGGGAACGTCATCGACCCGTTGGATGTGATCGGCCGGTTCGGGACGGACGCCTTCCGCTTCACCCTCGTCGCGCTGGCCGCGCAGGGACGCGACATCCGGATGTCGGACGACCGGGTGGAGGGGTACCGCAACTTCATGAACAAGCTGTTCCAGGCGGGGAGGTTCGTCGGGATGCACGTGGACGGGGAGACGCCGACGGAGCTTCCCCCGGCCCTCCCGGTCGTCGACCGGTGGATCCTCTCCCGGCTGCAGCGGGTGGTGGACGAGGTGCGCCGGGGCGTGGAGGAGTTCCGGTTCAACGAGGCGGGGTCCGCCTTCTACCAGTTCGTGTGGCACGAGTTCTGCGACTGGTACCTCGAGATGATCAAGCCCACCCTGTCGCCCGATGCGATGACCGGCGACCGGATGCGGCAGCGCGCCGTCCTGCTGCAGGTATACGAGACCCTCCTCGCGCTGGGGCACCCGTTCATCCCGTTCATCACGGAGGAGCTGTGGCACGCCCTCCCCGGCGATCGCGGCCTGCTCTACGACCGGCCGTTCCCCGCGTCCGACGCCGCGTGGTCCGACGCGGACGTCGAGGACGACATGGCGCACCTGATGGAAGTGATCCGCTCCGTCCGCAACATCCGCAGCGAACTGAACATCCCGCCCGCGAAGAAGGTGGAGATCCGCCTCAAGGGGCAGCCCGGGGAGCTCGCGTTCCTCCGGGACCACGAGGAGATCGTCCGGCGCCTGTCGCGCGCCGGCGGAGTCGCCTACGCGGACCCGGACTACATCCCGGTGGGGGACGCGACGGCGGTCGTGAACGACATCGAGGTGTGCGTCCCGCTGGCGGGCCTGATCGACTTCGACCAGGAGGCGAAGCGGCTGAGGAAGGAGATCGAGAAGGGGAACGCGGAACTCCTCCGCATCGCGGGGCAGCTGGGGAACGCCAAGTTCACCGCGAACGCCCCGGTCGACATCGTCGACGCCCTGCGGGACCGCGAGGCCGCGCTCGGGCAGAAGCTCGGCAAGCTCGGGAAGAATCTCGAGCTCGTCAGCCGCTACCTTTCGTGA
- a CDS encoding class II fructose-bisphosphate aldolase, with protein sequence MDYKSLKKFVPENAAKVIPAGHPACPVNGRDVYKTLSAHRTIVMACNIRIPLVIPGIMRAARELDAIVAFELAKSEGDLKGGYTGMTPGIFVETILAAAKKENFSLPFIIHGDHITVKNSTEAEVEGARALIAAELAAGYTSFAIDASFNEIPDNARITADLSRPIAARGLGLEVEVGEIKSAGTEAQLSTVEEAVELMERLAAAGVSADLLAINNGSKHGNYLEGEKISIDLERTGQIYKAIHGRFGASIAQHGITGTPLHLVGKFAEYGIRKGNVGTQWQNVAHAGLPPELMGRMRAWAREAGKDIKFATKQFKAEIDAVPAEAAARIEKAACDEAKALFRAFRAEGTAKIVAESVTGVK encoded by the coding sequence ATGGACTATAAGTCGTTGAAAAAATTCGTCCCGGAGAACGCGGCGAAGGTGATCCCGGCCGGCCATCCCGCCTGCCCGGTCAACGGACGGGACGTTTATAAAACGTTATCCGCCCACCGGACCATCGTGATGGCGTGCAATATCCGCATACCGCTGGTGATCCCCGGGATCATGCGCGCCGCCCGGGAGCTGGACGCCATCGTGGCGTTCGAGCTGGCCAAGAGCGAAGGGGACCTGAAAGGCGGATACACCGGCATGACGCCGGGGATATTCGTCGAGACGATCCTGGCGGCGGCGAAGAAGGAGAATTTCTCCCTGCCGTTCATCATCCACGGCGACCACATCACCGTGAAGAACTCCACGGAAGCGGAGGTCGAGGGGGCCCGCGCGCTGATCGCGGCGGAGCTCGCGGCCGGGTACACCAGCTTCGCCATCGACGCCTCCTTCAACGAGATCCCCGACAACGCGCGGATCACGGCGGATCTCTCCCGCCCGATCGCGGCCAGGGGCCTGGGCCTCGAGGTGGAAGTGGGCGAGATCAAGTCGGCCGGCACCGAGGCGCAACTGTCCACCGTCGAGGAGGCGGTCGAGCTCATGGAACGGCTGGCCGCGGCCGGGGTGTCGGCGGACCTGCTGGCGATCAACAACGGCTCCAAGCACGGCAACTACCTCGAGGGGGAGAAGATCTCGATCGACCTCGAACGGACCGGACAGATCTACAAGGCGATCCACGGGCGCTTCGGCGCCTCCATCGCCCAGCACGGCATCACCGGGACGCCGCTGCACCTGGTCGGGAAGTTCGCCGAGTACGGGATCCGGAAAGGCAACGTGGGGACCCAGTGGCAGAACGTGGCGCACGCCGGGCTCCCTCCCGAGCTGATGGGGAGGATGCGCGCCTGGGCCAGGGAGGCGGGGAAGGACATCAAGTTCGCCACGAAGCAGTTCAAGGCGGAGATCGACGCGGTCCCGGCGGAGGCCGCCGCGCGGATCGAGAAGGCGGCGTGCGACGAGGCGAAGGCGCTCTTCAGGGCGTTCCGGGCCGAGGGAACCGCGAAGATCGTCGCCGAATCCGTCACAGGCGTGAAGTAA
- a CDS encoding efflux RND transporter periplasmic adaptor subunit, which produces MRRGWTSRRGIFAAAGLAVAAAAAVAYFRLSGEVQVDVYAVRYGRVEEITPAVAAGTVKSPLESVLSTETGGRIVLVRAKEGTMVSGGELLARIDDPELSRQIEGARAEEAQARDGLLQSEARREEAAQRVRAEMGRAENNVRKAREDHRRMAELFRDGFASRSELDLAETLLANAVEESRIAAAGEASLRAIDREIDSRRGQERAARSRVEALSARRAKLEIVAPFSGVVTRKSAEIGENKLPGSPLFVLADPSRIHVEAQVDEADAAKVRVGQSVRLLPEAFRGEPFTGKVSEVRPTVEASKEVSRANTILVSLASAPRPLRLGMSVDVEVLTGGKDNVLMIPSASVMERDGKKFVYVVAGKRVERRDLSTGISNWDRTEVVSGVREGEDVVTTLEIKELSPGSRVGIRVRN; this is translated from the coding sequence GTGAGGCGCGGATGGACATCGAGGCGAGGGATTTTTGCCGCGGCGGGGCTTGCCGTCGCCGCGGCGGCGGCAGTCGCCTACTTCCGCCTGTCGGGAGAGGTGCAGGTCGACGTGTACGCCGTCCGGTACGGCCGCGTCGAGGAGATCACCCCCGCCGTCGCCGCCGGCACCGTGAAATCCCCCCTCGAGTCGGTCCTTTCGACGGAGACCGGAGGCCGGATCGTCCTGGTCCGCGCGAAGGAAGGGACGATGGTGTCCGGCGGGGAACTCCTGGCCCGGATCGACGACCCCGAGCTCTCCCGGCAGATCGAAGGCGCCCGGGCCGAGGAGGCGCAGGCGAGGGACGGCCTTCTCCAGTCGGAGGCCCGGCGGGAGGAGGCGGCGCAGCGGGTCCGGGCGGAGATGGGTCGCGCGGAGAACAACGTCCGGAAGGCGCGCGAGGACCACCGCCGGATGGCGGAGCTGTTCCGGGACGGGTTCGCCTCCCGGTCCGAGCTGGATCTTGCGGAGACGCTCTTGGCCAACGCCGTCGAGGAGTCCCGCATCGCCGCCGCCGGCGAGGCGTCCCTCCGCGCCATCGACCGCGAGATCGACTCCCGTCGCGGCCAGGAGAGGGCCGCGCGGTCGAGGGTGGAGGCGCTTTCGGCGCGGCGTGCGAAGCTGGAGATCGTCGCGCCGTTCTCCGGCGTCGTGACGAGAAAGAGCGCCGAGATCGGCGAGAACAAGCTGCCCGGATCCCCCCTCTTCGTGCTCGCCGACCCCTCGAGGATCCACGTGGAGGCCCAGGTGGACGAGGCGGACGCCGCGAAGGTCCGGGTCGGACAGTCCGTGCGCCTCCTCCCCGAGGCGTTCCGCGGCGAGCCGTTCACGGGGAAGGTATCCGAGGTGAGGCCCACGGTCGAGGCGTCGAAAGAGGTCTCGCGGGCGAACACGATCCTCGTGTCGCTCGCCTCGGCGCCGCGGCCGCTTCGGCTGGGAATGTCGGTGGACGTGGAGGTCCTGACGGGGGGAAAGGACAACGTCCTGATGATCCCTTCGGCGTCGGTCATGGAACGGGACGGAAAGAAGTTCGTTTACGTCGTCGCGGGGAAGCGCGTGGAGCGCCGGGACCTCTCGACCGGAATCTCCAACTGGGACCGCACCGAGGTCGTGTCCGGCGTCCGGGAGGGGGAGGACGTCGTCACCACGCTCGAGATCAAGGAGCTTTCTCCCGGGAGCCGGGTTGGAATCCGCGTCCGGAACTGA
- a CDS encoding DUF1858 domain-containing protein — MIHKDMKIEEILRRYPQTIPVFERFGIDCAQCQLSEYENLDHGAKVHGIDLQALLSSLNDSLPVKG, encoded by the coding sequence ATGATCCACAAGGACATGAAGATCGAGGAGATCCTCCGGCGCTATCCCCAGACGATCCCCGTGTTCGAGCGGTTCGGCATCGACTGCGCGCAATGCCAGCTCTCGGAGTACGAAAACCTCGACCACGGCGCGAAGGTCCACGGGATCGACCTGCAGGCGCTGCTCTCGAGCCTGAACGATTCCCTTCCCGTGAAGGGATAG